In a genomic window of Piliocolobus tephrosceles isolate RC106 chromosome 1, ASM277652v3, whole genome shotgun sequence:
- the NHLH2 gene encoding helix-loop-helix protein 2, producing the protein MMLSPDQAADSDHPSSAHSDPESLGGTDTKVLGSVSDLEPVEEAEGDGKGGSRSALYPHPQQLSREEKRRRRRATAKYRSAHATRERIRVEAFNLAFAELRKLLPTLPPDKKLSKIEILRLAICYISYLNHVLDV; encoded by the coding sequence atgatGCTGAGTCCGGACCAAGCCGCAGATTCGGACCATCCCAGCTCGGCGCACTCGGATCCGGAGTCCCTGGGCGGCACGGACACCAAGGTGCTGGGCAGCGTGTCGGACCTGGAGCCGGTGGAGGAGGCCGAGGGCGACGGCAAGGGCGGCAGCCGGTCCGCGCTCTACCCGCACCCGCAGCAGCTGAGCCGCGAGGAGAAGCGCCGTCGCCGGCGCGCCACCGCCAAGTACCGCTCGGCCCACGCCACCCGCGAGCGCATCCGCGTGGAAGCCTTCAACTTGGCCTTCGCCGAGCTCCGCAAATTGCTGCCCACGCTGCCCCCGGACAAGAAGCTCTCCAAGATCGAGATCTTGCGCCTGGCCATCTGCTACATCTCCTATCTCAACCATGTCCTGGACGTGTAG